The stretch of DNA CACCGACAGCGCCGGCTTGGACATGATCTCGTAGACGTTGGTGCGCTCGGGCGAACGGTGGGGTGCCAGCACGTGCTTGGCGATGTCCGAGACCATGACGACGCCGAACTCGTCGTCCTCGTGGCGCTTCGCCACGATCAGGAAGTGCGCGTTCTTCTCCTTCAGGATCGCGAGCGCCTCCGCCACGGTGGTGTTCGAAGTCGTCGGGCCGTTGGCGACGCGTCGGGCGATCGCACGTGCCGACGTGTCGTCGGTGGGAGTTGGCGCACCAATTCTCGTGGTGGAAGAGCTTTGAAAAATGGCGTCGCGA from bacterium encodes:
- a CDS encoding CBS domain-containing protein; translated protein: MAEALAILKEKNAHFLIVAKRHEDDEFGVVMVSDIAKHVLAPHRSPERTNVYEIMSKPALSV